Within the Canis lupus familiaris isolate Mischka breed German Shepherd chromosome 26, alternate assembly UU_Cfam_GSD_1.0, whole genome shotgun sequence genome, the region ctgGCAGCCCAACACACTAAAACATTTACTATTCCATACTAATAACACTTGAATAAGAACCAGGTGCCACACTCTCCTAGGGAACACAGCAACATTAAGTAGTGTGTCCCAGGCTTGTTCCAATCTCTtcagcctccctccccagcttAAAACCCAAAGCTGGCCCTGCCAAAGATGCGAGGAAGCTCTCATACTCCATTTGCCTAATGAGAAGGCCCTGCCTCTTCTGTCTGCACAGGCAGGTATGCAGACAACACACAGCACACAGGCTGCACATCCTTCACCTCTCCTTGAAGTACTCTATGTCTCTTGCTGGTAGTGTCTGCCCCACACAACTGGAATCTTCCTTTTAAATGGGGAGCAGCGGTAGAAGTCTTGGTCATCCTGTCCCCAGTATCAGATAAGGGCAGCATCTCTCAACACCATCAATCCTCAGGTGAACTAATTTTGACTCTAACAAGACAGAGACACTTGATTAAACGTATTTATTCACAGCATGCCGGATTCTGTGACAAGCAGGCCTGTGCCCTGGTTATTCTGGCTTGAAAGGGCACTGTGTTCCGCAGACAGGTGCCTGCAGCTCTACCTCTTAAACTCCACCTGTGTGTACACCTTGGTGATGTCATGGTACCTGCCCTCAGGGGGCTGGTAGCTGGAGATTGGTGGTGTGTAATCTGGCCCTTCTCTTTCAAAGGGGAACAAATTGGGGTCCCGCTTGGTAGCCTCTTCATGTAGCTCTGGGGATATGAGTTTCAGCTCCTCCAGAGCTTCCTGCTGGGACTCAAGCATAGAAGTGATGGCATCCCTCTCCTTCTCGTGCTCTTGATGCTTGTACAGGGACCACTTCTTGAGAAGCAGAGCTCTCCGCTCACTCTCCTCAAAGGGAAGCTCCACCTTAGGCCGCTGTCTTGGAACACACAAATCCAAAGGTGTGAAGTTAGGGAGAACCGATCTCACTGGCCAGGTAGTCTGGGAGACTGCCTATGACCCAAGTGTCCCCACTTCCAGACACAGATGGGACTCAGGAAAAATGTGGAAGTTAGGGACAAATCAAAGAATGGAATGTTGAAGTGGTAGCAGCTGCAACTGATGCTGGAAGCCAATGTCATTTGCTTTACGTGGACACAAAAATCAGCGATGTTCTAAGAAGACCCGGTAGCACCTCCTCTATCCCAGCCTGAGACTACTTTTGGTGAGAGGTGACTGTGGAAATGTAAAGTGGTGTTATGAAAATGGACACCCAAGCCCAGGGCAGCTGTAAAATACCAAAAAGCACCTGCCATGTCCCACCTGTATGGCAAGGTGCTACTTTATAAGTGATACACACCTTTTGCAAGGCATCAACCTTGTAAAGCCTGTACACAACACATTCCAACTAGGAGCATCAGTATATTAAAGCTAGagactgggcacctgggtggctcagcagttgagcatctgccttcggctcaggtcatgatcccggggtcctgggatcgagtcccacgtcgggctctctatgaggagcctgcttctccctctgcctatgtctctctctctcagtgtctctcatgaataaataaataaaatcttaaaaaaaaaaaagctagaggctaaagggcagcctgggtggctcagcagtttagcgccgccttcagcccagggtgtgatcctgaagacccaggattgagtcccatgtcaggcttcctgcgtggagcctgcttctccctctgcctgtgtctctgcccctctctctctctctctgtctctcatgaaataaataaataaaatcgtaaaaaaaaaaaaaaaaaaaagctagaggcTAAGGGTTTTCTACCACCAAGATGGGGCAGTGGCTGCAGACCCAGGCCCAAGTCTTCAATCACAGCCAAAACTCATCTTGCAAAAAAGCAACAATATGAACTGGCTTATCAAACAGttatttctgagttttgttttttttttttcccatttcagccTTTCAAAAGCACCACCCAGGAATGCTTTTTGCCAACTCCCACAAGACAGAGTCAAGACAGAGACTAGGACCTAGTCAGCCCATGCCCACTCACCTCTTCCTGTCACAGGCATGAAATGCAGACAGAACTGCCTGAAGGTGATGGAACTCTTTGTCCCAAGAACCTCAACCCTAGAGGACCCTTACCTTGTTTTATCCAAGAGCTTCACAGGTGTAATAAAATCTTCAATGGGAATTAGCTCCTGGCTAGCTTTCTCCAGTCGTCTGATCCTTTTTTTCAAACGGTCCTTTACTGCTTGATCTTTTTTAGGAtctacctttttcttctttcgtAGAGGTTCTGCTCTAACGGATAAAGCAAACATTAGACATTTTCCTCTTCAGTCTCACAAACATCCTGAGACATGGCACTGGGTGAAGTGCCGGGAACTCATACTATGGTCtcctctgggaaaagaactatgCATGGGTCTAACCTCACACGCTGAGTGTGAAAAGGAGatggcctccagcccagggtccTTGTGAGAACTGTGTGAGCACTGTCAACCCAAGAAGAGCCAGAAAACTTCATGGGGCATCAGGATATAAATTAAGAATACGTACTCATCTTGAGCATTGGGTTCAAAGGTACCTTAGAGTTGCAATGTAAACTGGAAATACCAAGCTGGCAAATTAGAAAATCATTACTCACACTGTAAACAGATTTGTGATTGTAAAAGTGATTTGAGTAAGACTTAGTGTAAGAAAGTGACTGGCATGTCCCTGTGGACTTTTCAGGATTTCTTAACAAATTTCCATGTCCTAAAGCACTAGGATGTCTGAGGTACTCTCAGGAACATATGTTCTATGGTAATAACATactattaaaaatgaagtaaatcctcaggggcacctgggtggctcagtcggttaagagtctgccttcttctgggcagcccgagtggctcagcggctcagcacctgccttctgcccagggcgtgatcctggggtcctggaattgagttctgcatcgggctccctgcatggggcctgcttctccctctgtctctgtctcattaataaataaaatctttcaaagaaaaaaaaaaaaaagagtctgccttctgctcaggtcataatcctggagtcctgggatccagccccactgctataggtgggctccctgctgaacaccaGTTGGCTTCTCCCCCTCTTTCTGCCCCCCCCAACctgtgctctcttactctctcaaataaataaacaaaatcttaaaaaaaaaaaaaaaatcctctagcATCAAGACTCAGCTTTGTCAATCAAGTCCCTAAGAAAGCATCCAGACCTCCCAGGTGGAAAATCTCATCCTTATGCCTCTGCCGACCTCTCCAGGGAATCACAAGTCCACGCTGTGTCCTCTAAATCATACAACAGTCcctttaaaactaatttttatttaaaccatttttacgtttatttttttgttttgttttctgactaCAGGCAGCAGCACTCCACATACAGAATGCTGAAAGACAGAAAAGTATCCATCTGAATTTACACAAGAAACTTTCCTGGCAATTAATTCTGCAAATCCAACGTGCAGGGGTGTTGTTTGTTCTGTGCACACGCACATGGGTCTCCCGCTgacccccgccccaggcccccgaAGAGGTCAGGCCCAGGGCCCTTTACCTCATGGGAATGAGCTCCCAGAAGGACAGTAACGCAGCTCGCTGGTGAGTCTCTCTCATCTGTGTCTGCCAAGGGCCCAAAAGCCTGAAGGACACAGGAAGATATAATAAATACCCGATTCTCCTCACTACACAGGAAAAGAGGAAGCAATTATGCTACCCCCCCAAGACCTGGCGCCCTGGTCACCGCTGGATGTGACAAGGTCAACGTGGGAGCCCTCCCAAAACTTCCCGCCCCCTCGAGAGCCCTCGGGCAGGGTCCCTGCTCGCCAGGGCGCAAGCGGACAGCGCCAGCTCCCCTCTTAGATAAAGTGGTCGAGGCGTCCGGCGAGAGCGCAGGCGAGGGGCCTCGCGACCCCGCTGGGGGCCGCACTCACCCGCTCCGCGAGCGCAGAGCACGAGCGGAAGCTCCCAGGGCCGCGACGGCCATGGCCCCTCCGCCGCTCTCCACAGGTCGCTTCCGGGCGCGCGCCCCTTGGCGGTCCGGCCCGCAGCGCCCCGCGCAAAGCTCCGGCCTAGCTGTCGGCCCGCGTTCGCGCGTTCCGGGGGCGGAacccgccccgcccccgacgTGGCCCCGCCCCGCACGTCCCGGCGGCGCGCGTCACGCCCCGAGCGCCTCGGACCTCCCGCGGCGCCCTCCCTCCGCTTCCTGCCAGCGGCCGAGAGCAGGACCCCGCCGGCCGTGGTTCCGGCCGGTCGGTGGCGTCCccgccagggccagggccagggccccgCAGTGCAGCCGGAGTGGCCGGGCGGGCGTCCTTCTGGGTCCAGGTGCCCACGTCTGTGAAAACGGCCCCGATCTTCCATAAGCGCGCTCGTCTCGGCCTCCCCCgtgacccccacccccggggcttGCTCATCCCCCCACGTCTGTCCGAGCCCAGGGCCGCGGTCCCCGCAGGCACAGCGTCCAGCTCCGGCACGTGGCCCGGCCCTCGCGAGACGCCCAATAAACGCGTACCGATGAATGACGGAAGCTAGCTCAGGAGTAGGACTGGGAACCGGCGAGGTGGAGCTGGGGAGAGGCCGTCCGCGCCGTCCCGACCCCGCCTGACCCCGCCGGCCCAGGCCGCCGCTCGAGGCGCCGCTCGCCGGCAGTCCTCCTAGCTTCCCCTTTGGCGGCGGCCGCGCCCGGGACGCGCCCCCAGCGGAGCCGCCCCGCTGTGCCCCGGCCCGTGGAGGAGCCCGGGCGGCCCCGTCCGCGCGGGGAGCGGTTTCCCGCCGGGGCGATTTGGCAGGTGCGCGCCGTGACTTCCGGCGTTGCCCGGGAGCCGCCGGAGGAGGAGCGGCGCAGGGGATGCGgctgtggcggcggcggcggcggccgagcgcAGGGGGCGGCtgtggcggcggcggggggcgcgggccggcGATGGCGCGGCGGCGCtgagggcgcggggcgggcggcggccggaGAGCGGCGCGGGAGGAAGCGGCGGCGGTGGCTCCATGGCCCGGGCGCGCTGAGGGACGCGGCTCTCGCCTcagcccggcggcggcggcggccgaacAATGAAGCTCCTGAAGCCGACCTGGGTCAACCACAATGGTGAGTGCGCGCAGGGGTCGCGGGTGGCCGAGCCCGGA harbors:
- the MRPL40 gene encoding 39S ribosomal protein L40, mitochondrial, yielding MAVAALGASARALRSRSGLLGPWQTQMRETHQRAALLSFWELIPMRAEPLRKKKKVDPKKDQAVKDRLKKRIRRLEKASQELIPIEDFITPVKLLDKTRQRPKVELPFEESERRALLLKKWSLYKHQEHEKERDAITSMLESQQEALEELKLISPELHEEATKRDPNLFPFEREGPDYTPPISSYQPPEGRYHDITKVYTQVEFKR